Genomic window (Primulina eburnea isolate SZY01 chromosome 8, ASM2296580v1, whole genome shotgun sequence):
ATACATCAACAACAAAAACTTTGGAAgctatggaggatatcgaggtaaccctccccctaacacttatcatcctgatTTGAGGAACaatgagaatttttcatatgcaaacaataagaatgtgttgaatcctccaccggggttcaatacatcaaatggggaagggaagccgtcatttgaggatttagttgggacattcgtttctgaatctggcaagaggatggctaggactgagtctagactTGACAACCTCGAGACACACATGACAAATATTGGAGCTTCGTTGAAAATCCTAGAGTCGCAAGTTGGGCagataacgaagcaactcacgTCTCAACCGTCGGGCGCAGTACAAAAGACTGCAGATCCAAATCTAAGAGAGGTGAATGCCATTTTTATGCAGCATGAGGAGATTGGTGTGGTAGGCAGCGAAGAGAAAGAGGTTGAACTCACACATGTTCAGAATGAGAAGCCAACTCCAAGCAAAAGAACCCGAGGTAAGAAATCTGAGAGGTATGATTTAAatcaatgcattgatatttCCTTACTTCCCTACCCTCAAAGATTTTTACAATtacaagctgaatttaaaaagaaaaaaagtcttgaagatctcaagacCCTACATTCTAATATTCAGTCCGCAGAGCAGGAAGATGTGGCATTTAATGGAGGAGATTATAAGGAGAAGCAAGGAAATCTCCCTCAGAAGCTACAAGACCCCGGAGAATTTGTAgtaccatgtgaaatagggGGTAAATTGGTGGAAAATGCTATCTGTGATTCAGGAGCGAGCGTGAATATAATGCCAAGTTCTCTTtacgagaaacttggattgagcaGGATAAAGCCCACAGGACTAAGCTTGCAAATGGCAGATAAATCGGTCAGGACACCGCTGGGTGttgtggaagatgttgaacttaAGATTGATAAAATAAGGCTTCTAGCAGATTTTGTGGTACTTGATATTCAGAACAGTCAAAACGTTCATGTCATTCTAGGACGACCATTATTGGCTGCTGTTGGAGCTATTATTGACGTGAAACGAGGAAAGATGACCATGGAAGTTGAAGGTCAGCTGGTGGAAATAAAGGCATCCAAGATATCATACGATCCACCATGAACAGGATTGGTAtagtcgggctgatgacgttaaaccaagcgctgtgtgggaggcaacccacaatttattttctttagcattcattttttttattattttattttattttacgtcATTAGTTGTTAATTTTACCCACCACCAGATCTATCACCTCCGCAGCCCATGGAAATGGATGACTCAGATGCTGCGGACAACAACTCGAGCGCCCGAGTTTTGACACTCGTGCGCGAGGTATGTGTTGTGttctttatttctatacatcgaggacaatgcatactttaagtttgggggagggTAAAATTGCGTTGCTCATTGCTTGTTAgaatttttctgcaaatttttttaattttttgttttatcgatcagtagttagtttgatttttttattgcatGCTAGATTTGATAGGAAAAGTCATGGATAAGTAAACCGTGTGGCCGATGATGAAAATTGAATTGTGGTCATGAGATTTATATGTGTTCATGAGAACCTAGGAGTCACAAATATTTTGCACTGTCGTGTTTATTGATACTATTGTTGCTTAGAGATAAGTTGTATGCCTGTGATGCTAAATAGACGACATATATCTGATTCTTGGTaattcttgcatgacattgattgacactttcACAAACatagaaatgatctaggcagTCTTTCACAATATCTTTGGGCCTGTGTTCTTTGTTTACTGTCAGTTGTAGCCCTTTGAGCTTCAAGTTAATTGCGATGCTTAAATTTTcttcgtgcacctatttcatctaccatttttattgaaatttgcatgtgactggtttgtatgagttgactaatgAATTGACGGTAAgctagaacttgtttgaacacttttcgaggcgaaatacggataatatgtgacataggaatgatttaggcgatctttgaaaccgttgagccttcgagcctaccaaatgaacatgaaatatccctagtgtcccattttgagcctactaaaaaatcaagtggtgtgtgtcaatgacatacaattagctcccacttgtatctattctatatcccacagcaactaccaaatgaagcttatacacttaatTTCCTGCCtgcttttgagagaaataaattcattggtgttgtaatgattcaGATGCtctttgaaaagaaaaagaaaaagtaaaGTGTGCGAAAAAGAGTTGGCAAAGAAAAgaggaataaaaaaaaaaacaatgaaaagGATCACACAAAAgtggtgaaaaagaaaaaagtggAAAATAGAGGATATGATTGGGAAGAAAACAATAAAGAGATGGTGAATGAAATGCTAGCGAACCTGACAAAGATTcgattatttctctcaaattttgaattccatACCTTTTATTGTGGCCATGAGCcgtggcctaacgttacaagcctacaagacctattaaccttgtcacatttattcaatatactagtggagaaaagttgttcaagtcaagcctatggatacctgaaaaacatTGTCAACGAGTATAGACTTTAATCACTTGCATGCAAGCATCTCATGGTGTGATTTCATCTTTGGTATACTTCTGTTGAATATTTATTGAGCCAATTGAACACCGATAAAGACCTTTGTGATTTATGAAtgtgaatttgtattttaatgAAATGTGAGCTGCACTGAGCTGATGATTTCTTGAGTTTGTAAGGCGAATGGGTATGACAACTTTATTTGAGCATTCGATTGGGTAAAtaaacattgacatatcacacacacacgtgactcttgggaaatcgtGAATTACATTAAATGGATAAAATCTGAGGCCAATATCACTTCTTGCGAATCCATGACTTTTAAGAGTTTCTTTTCTTGTTAATTAACTTCCTGTTTTTATCtcattttgctcgggactagcaaaagttcaagtttggggggtttgataagtgcaagatttgcacttaatttatattagaatccattttgaattatgcttgtttcgaacagaattatgcgtttttggttgtttttgttgtcatttcaggaatggagaagATAGTGGATACGCAACCAAGTGAATCGATAAAACAGAACCGAATCGAGAGCTCAACTATTGCCAAGACCAGAAGTATGCGCGCTGCTGCGCGAGTTCTTGTGCTACCGCGCGCGCAAAGATATGCCATGGGACAGAAGTgcgcgcgccatcgcgccacttcacgcgcaatCGCGCGCACGTTCACTCAAACCCTCGGACAGAGCCTTGTGCGCGCCTgcgcgagatcacgcgcagccgcgcgcaatGATGTGCAGATGATCGACAGTGGCATGCGCGCCAACGCGCCAACTCATGTGCACCCGCACGCACAGATCCGAGAGCAACGCGCGCAAGCGCGATTTCACGCGCAACCGCGCACGAGCAAACGCACCACATGGCAGAACGGTCCGCGCCACCGCGCGAGTTCATGTGCCACCGCGCGCGCGCCGCGTTCCAGAAAATTATAAAAGCGCGATTCTTAGGTCAGAAATGGAGGCAGCCGTTTTGGTAGAGAAAACACCTCGGAGACTTGGAGTGAAGGCGAGACGAAGGCACGGCACGCGAAGATCGATCACaactacgaagaacgacggatctggggacagagacgacgcttcggatttgttatcttttcctttgtttctctATTCTATTGTGTATCGATGCCTAGAATTACAAATATGTCTTGggttctcttggatttcgtgatgaactaaacttccattctagagaatgacgtaactctgttgaaacgatgatttgacaccgttgtttatttgattgaattccgctttcgtttaattgtgttctctgtgtttactgcactgcaatttactggccataaattgttgttgtttgattaatcttataactcgggagagggactaggattatagatcattagagacacatcgttaaatgtttgtagcgttcggaaggcgtataactttagcgaggcttagtaagaacattgttagcatttatctatgaaacgtagattctaattaggaataattgaatcgaagttgatagatacactttattcgtcacttgggaaagggggaataaaacaatctaagtgttcttggccattaattgattggaattcaggaatataaattaaactgtgaataattatcgtggaaactttgtgaaatcatttctctagatactttctctcattattatctctcaattcggtgacttatttaattcattgttttcagcTAATTCATTCAACCAAACCACCCGTTTATTCAATttctctaaataaagttgagactattttaattacaagaattgatatacaattttacacacactcctcgtgggatcgatatctgtactctgaccagtactaaaacttgacaccgtacacttgcggtaggaaAACGCGCAACAAAGACACATAAAATATTGGAAACTGatgtaatattaaatttttatcccTGAAGTTACCTATATTTTGGACTTGGATCCATATTTGGCTCATATGGATCAATTAGCTCTCGGTTAtcgataatattttattatttataatatatgtgatatattataaataataggAGTGAGCAAAATATCGGTCAAACcgagaaaaccgaaaaaaccgaaaaaatttagaaattcggttcggtttaatTGGCTTAATCGGGTTATTCGGTTTAGAAATTCGGTTTAATCGGTTTATTCGGTTCGGATCGGTTTTCTTTGAAAAAAAATCGGTTAGACCGATAAAAccgaatatatatacatatatatatataatatatgttgGGCCTATTGAAATAAATCCAATTCTACTGGGCTTTTTATTTCTATTGGCTGCCCTAACTCAAACGCAACCGCTCATCATTCTCAGTCGCTCAGCCATCATCCTCAAGACCTCAACCTCTCTTGAAAACTTCCATCGAATAAGTTCAGCCACTGCTACGAAGCCGAGCTACGTCCATCTCTGACCACGAACTTAAGCCGCGTCGTCGGAGTGAGGGCATAAGCCGTGTGCCGTGACGAGCTCAGTCTAGCTTTTGGTATTTTCATGTCTTcttctttcattttctgaacTCTCGCTTTTGGTATTTAACGAAAGTTTTTGCTGATTTAGAACGTTAAATCATGGGGGATGGCTATGGGAGAATTATGGATTAAAATTCTACATGGGATTATTATATTAATTGGAGATAACTTGAATGTTTTGAAGTGTTGTGATTGCCGAAGGATGTTGCTGCCATTAAGGGAGTTTAGGAGTGATTTCCAGAGGCTATAAGAAGTGTTTTATGAATGCTAACATGGCCATGAGTCAACTGGTTCAGGTTGGTATGGGCCTAGGCTATGGTTTTGTGAGGCTTAGTGGTCACATTTTTGGAGGGTTCAAAGGGTAGAGGCTAGCTGTTGTACTTAGGGCTCTTTGGGATGAAGTCTAGAAGGTTTTAAGAGGGTTTGAGTCATGAGAGGAGCCCTGGAACAGATGAGAACTGATTGAGTCATGGTTATGATTTTTCATAGAGCATAGGGCACGTTTTGGTCGGGTTTGGAATAGGGGCTGTACGCAGGCTCTTGGGCTCGTATATATATAGGGGCTGTACGCATCCTTTCCTCTACATGGGATTATTAGTTGGAAATTTACTTGTTGGAATTTGGAGATTTAATTAACTGTTGGAGAATTAAGGCTGATCGATGTGTGTGTTGTTTGGTAACTTAGTTTATTTTGTTTGGTGTAATTTTATTTTGGAGATTTTGTGTACAGTTATTTTCTGACTGAATCTTTGTTGTTCTATAAACTGACATaggatgatatattgatatggCCAGTAGGTATcaatgcaagaaaatatttcaaatatgGACGTTGATGGTAGTTGTTCAGTACGACAACCTTCAATGGGGACAAAAACATGTGCTGATTCAAAAGTAAAGGCAACCAAACGAAAACCTGTCCAATCAAGAAGTGAGGTATGGAATCATTTCACAAAATTTACTAATGAAGATGATGAAAAGAAAGCCAAATGCAATTATTGTGAAAAGGAATTTTTTTCTGACCCGTACAAGAATGGAACTACAAGCTTGAAATCTCATTTGAATTCATGTAAGAAACATCCTCATGCCATTGAATGAATCAAGCACAATTGTGTTTACAGGCAGGTGCAATAGAGGGTGAGGTTAGCTTGAGTTCTTGGAAATTTGATCAGGATGCATGTAGAAAAGCTTTGACTAAAATGATTATAATGGATGAATTGCCTTTCAAATTTGTAGAGAGAGATGgctttaaattatttatggccACTACATGTCCAAAGTTTCGAATTCCTTCAAGATGGAGTGTTGCACGTGACTGTGTTGAATTATATAGAATTGAAAGAGAAAATTTGAAATGTTTGTTGAATACTTTGTCACAGAGAGTTTGTTTGACCACTGATTCATGGACCTCAATTCAAAACATCAACTATATGTGTCTAACAGCCCACTTTATTGATAAAGATTGGAAGTTACACAAAAGAATTATCAATTTTTGTCCAATTACAAGTCATAAAGGTGAGGCAATTAGTTTAGCAATTGAAAATTGTTTGAGGGGTTGGGAAATTGACAGAGTTTTCACAATTACAGTTGATAATGCAAGTTCAAATGATGTGgctataaataatttaaaaaagaaTATGGCTAATTGGGATTCTACTATGTTGAAGGGAGAATACATTCATATGAGGTGTGTAGCTCATATAATCAATTTGATTGTTGTTGATGGATTAAAAGAGATAAATGAATCTGTGTCGAGGGTCAGGAATGCAGTTAAATATGTTAGACAATCCCCCTCCAGATTAATCAAGTTCAAAGAATGTGTAGAGATTGAAAAAATTGAAAGCAAGAATTCTTTGTGTTTGGATGTATCTACTAGATAGAATTCAACTTTCTTGATGTTGAATGTAGctcaaaaatttgaaagagcTTTTGATAGACTTGATGAACAAGATGTATGCTTCAAGTTAGATCTTCAATATAAAGAGTGGAGTGATATTGTTGATGATGATGGAGGTGTGATACTTGGGCCAGATGGCAAACCAAAAAAAGAGATTACAATTTGTGATGGAAGGCCAACAAGTGTAGATTGGAACAATGTTAGGATTTTTGCATCTTTATTGCAAGTTTTTTATGATCTAACATTAAAAGTTTCAGGTTCCTTGTATGTCACTTCTAATACTTTTGCACACGAGATTAGTTCTATTCATACTATATTGAAGGAGTGGCAAGAAAGTGATGATTTAGATGTATATGCAATGGGGATGAGAATGAGGAAGAAATTTGACAAGTATTGGGGAGAACCTGAGAAGGTGAATAAGTTGCTTTATATTGCGGTGGTGCTTGATCCAAGGCATAAATTGGATTTCGTTGAATTTATGTTGGCTGAATTGTATGGAAATGAAAAGGGTGCAAGAGTAGCAAAGATGGTAAAGGACATGTTGCTTGCTTTGTTCAAAAATTACAAGGAGAAGATGGAGCCTAAATGTGGTATCTTGAAAGAGTATTCTACTCAAGAATCAGGTGACATGGAGCCAAAAAATGTGAGTCAAATGGATTTGAGAAGACAATCAATCCTTGCAAAATACAAGAGGCAAAAAGCTCAACTTCATGGTGATGGCAGCATGTCGGAACTAGACAAGTATCTTAATGAAATGGTTGAGGAATATTGTGAAACTTTTGACATTTTGGCATGGTGGAAGCAAAACCATCATAAATTTCCTATACTTGCTCAAATTGCACGTGATGTGTTAGCCATTCCAATATCAACAGTTGCTTCAGAATCCGCTTTTAGCACCGGTGGTCGGATACTTGATTGTTTTAGGAGTTCATTGACTCCTAAGGTAGTAGAAAGCCTTATTTGTACTGAAGATTGGCTTCGTTTACGTCCAAACCCAATCAATGTTGAAGAAATTTTAGAAGATGTAGAGAAACTTGATATCGGTTAgttatttcttttaaaataacatattatttttttctttctcaTTCTAAAATGTGTATTTAGTGACTTATTTAACTTGTATATCATTTTTTTCTCCAGAATTCTTGAAAATAACATTGGATTCGTCGTCGGCGACCACATAAAGGGATGGTAAATTACATTAATTATCAATGATATGTTGTGAATGTTTTATCTAACTTGGAAGTGTACTTACTTACTTGTTCAGCTTCATTCTAGCAGATTGGTTGGTTCTGGTTTTGAGAGGAACGAGGTTTGCTCCATATGTGGGCTGTAACAATGGAGATTCTAAAAGCTTCTGGTTCTGCTAAATCTCCTTCAGCTCATCTCATTTGATCTTGAGATGATGTGGTTATTTTATCTCTTTCTGTTTTGTGAATTGTATTTTGATTCAAAATGTTTCCTAGCTGGTTCCTACCAGCAGATTGTTGATTGTTGATTGTTGCTTGTTTCTAGTACATGGACCATTTTGAATCTAATGGTAAAATTGGGTCATGGTATGATTCTGATTCAAAGTCCAATTCTGCATCAATGTCATTCAATATAGCTGATTTTGGAAGCGTGGGTTGTTTTACTTGTTTCAATGCAGGGATGTAATATTTGTTCTGCTTCTTTTTTGGCCATTGGTGAATTGCTTATCTCTGTATATTTGAATCATGTATTAAATTCAGTTGTAGTTTTGTGTAAATATGTTTAAAaagtttatttaataaaaaaatcggttatttcggtcgaaaaccgaaataaccgaaatTTTATCGGTTCGGTTTCCtctgttttcttttcaaaattcggtcggttcggttttccaaaaaaaatcggtcggttcgattttcgaaaagttcggttcggtcggtttgGTTCTGACCGATTGCACACCCctaataaataatgagtataAGAGTTTTTGTTAATATAATAACAAGATTTGCATGAATGTAGAAAACATACAAATAAACATGACATGCTATTTTAAAATTAACGATGAGAAGaagtttcaaaattaaaatccatcattttaaatatgattcaaaattaaaatcaaacccataaaagaaaaattaaacgAAGCTTAAATTTTCTTTGCCTTCTATCAACGATGGTTGCAAGATAAACGTTTCCTGTGAttagtgtctggctcatattattggagaTACCTAGACGCCAGAAAGTTGTAACTTCCACCGATATACTTGAAGTGAACTACATGAAACTCCCATGATcgcggctcatattattgggggatctCATGGTGACCGTTCACTAAGGTTCTACATTGATGGGTCAAGCTCGAcatgaaacgtctgctattcgttttcttaaaacgtgctagaattttttttttttaaaaacctcacttagcatcggccgaaccataaaatatttttgacatcattttaaaaataaacatccaactaccatttaaaaatccaaaggaaaatattttaaagcataaaatcgtcaaacattttactaacctaaatttttttttcaaaatgtaTAGCttatactataacctctcaaaaatctgtcataacataaataaaaggcgtaaaatatctttaacattacttaaaatcataaataataactagtgcgtaacactagcgtcggtcctcgagttatgtgcaccttcagtccagtcaagtcaaccatcaagacctccattatcatattcataatcaatatcgccTGCATCAAATcacacttagtgagtctaaagactcaacacgtcatattcttgataacgaataatacgtaatacagttaacatataacagtgaaaaatacttgtacttaaaatatcgttttcatgaagatgcataaacataaacattttcgtaaaaattttcatgatacataaaaattttaaataaaaacattttcacaatcttatgcataaacattttcatataaacataaacatattcatattcatatcaacatattcatgtcctcatattcatattcatattcatgttcgtgtatgttgaattcagatcgttgattgtgactcgtattcttaaatgtattggacgatggatccatctacatgtaaccacagtactgggcggcggggacaccagcaacactctcacccgtcaactggtccttggccaacgtattaacatattcgtattcgtatcacgtattcgtattcgtatccgtatccaaaGAAACACGATCGCCGGGCTCttactgggaccataaccctcacgatatctccaacatatttaGTCACAATACCTgacgtccttcaacatttcgtattttcatcacttaataaaacatgcataataatatcgttttattttgaaaacaagcatgcaacatgtcttttaaatgtcaaagattaacccataaaaatccatgaacatttaaaataaatgttttaacatataaaaattaaaaaaaaaaacataaatgttttaaaataaacattttaacatcaacatttaaaataaatgttttgacatattaaatcataaaaacatccataaacattaaaaataaacatattaacatcttaaaaattcataaacatccataatcattgaaaataatcatactagcacataaaacagcattcaggacactgccatgacgtttattaatttctaggtgtaaaatgacctttttacccctggacgtaaaatttcacttttttgactttttcttaattttatcgactctaacatatcccaaataattatttaagcctacaagattttttctatatttttatttggcttaaatcgatgactattaatttaatctttaaatgtgacgtattaattcGTTTTAATCACGAATTAAACCAAATCTTAATATAAaactttcaaattaaaaaattagacttataataatcatttaagcttaaacttaattttccataattttctgaagcttaaactaggtgtttcaattaactcgttaattagcgtttcgtgcggcgattaaatcccggataaatccaaaactcgttattttgatcccaaatttttaacataacctttttatgatttattctacccttaaaagtcatgagccaccctcGTGGGAttcat
Coding sequences:
- the LOC140839237 gene encoding zinc finger BED domain-containing protein RICESLEEPER 2-like, translating into MDVDGSCSVRQPSMGTKTCADSKVKATKRKPVQSRSEAGAIEGEVSLSSWKFDQDACRKALTKMIIMDELPFKFVERDGFKLFMATTCPKFRIPSRWSVARDCVELYRIERENLKCLLNTLSQRVCLTTDSWTSIQNINYMCLTAHFIDKDWKLHKRIINFCPITSHKGEAISLAIENCLRGWEIDRVFTITVDNASSNDVAINNLKKNMANWDSTMLKGEYIHMRCVAHIINLIVVDGLKEINESVSRVRNAVKYVRQSPSRLIKFKECVEIEKIESKNSLCLDVSTR